AAGAAGAAGCTCGAGGAGGTCGGAGCCACGGTGGAAGTCAAATAATCCCTCCGCCATCGGAGTGACGCAGATCGGGGGGCCACGCGGCTCCCCGCTCACTAAACGTGTCGCCGCCGGGCGCGGCTCCGGACTCCCCGGAGTGCGTGACGGCGGTGGGTCGAGCCCAGCCCCGCTGAACGGGGCGCGGAGGGTGTATGGCGCGCAACATCGAGTGCGGGCGCCGGGTCCGCAAGGACTTCGGCAAGATCCCGTCCATCGTCGAGATCCCGAATCTCATCGAGATCCAGCAGCAGTCCTACGAGCAGTTCCTCCAGAAGGAGATCGCGCCCGAGCGGCGCGAGGAGAACGGGCTGCAGGCGGTCTTCAAGTCGGTGTTCCCGATCCAGGACTACAACGGGAACGCCACGCTCGAGTTCCACAGCTACCACTTCGGCGATCCCAAGTACACGGTCGAGGAGTGCCACGACCGCGGCATGACCTTCGCGATTCCCCTGAAGGTCACCCTGCGGCTCAAGGTCATCGACAACGACAAGGAGACCAAGACCCAGACCGTCCGTGAGGTCCGGGAGCAGGAGGTCTACCTCGGCGAATTGCCGCTGATGACCGAGAAGGGCACGTTCATCATCAACGGCACCGAGCGGGTGGTGGTCTCGCAGCTCCAGCGCTCCGCCGGCGTGTTCTTCGACGACGACAAGGGCAAGACGGTCGCCTCGGGCAAGCTGCTCTTCTCGGCGCGGGTGATCCCCTACCGGGGCTCGTGGGTCGAGTTCGAGTTCGACGCCAACGACATCCTCTTCGTGCGAGTGGACCGCCGGCGCAAGATGCTCGCTACCGCCTTCCTGCGCGCCTTCTGGTTCCTCGAGAAGGGCGTGATCCTCTCCGACGAGGAGATCCTCGGGCAGTTCTACGAGGCCGAGGAGGTGCTCTCCTTCGAGGATCGCGTCGCGTGGGTGAAGCTCTCCCCCGAGGCGCACAACGGGGCCAAGGTCGCCGACGACGTCAAGGCGCCGCGGGGCAAGGAGGCGCTGATCCAGGCCGGCAAGTCCCTGAACCCGCGCACCATCGAGAAGCTCGTCGAGGCCGGCGTGATCAAGATCCCGGTCAAGGCGGAGTCGCTGGTGGGGCGGCGTACCGGCGGGCGCATCGTGGACTCGGAGACCGGCGAGGTGCTGGTCGAGACCAACCAGGAGCTGACCGCGACCCTGCTCGCCCAGATCATGGGTCGGCGGGTGGCCCCGTTCAAGCTGCTGGCCCTGGTGCCGGGCAAGACGGACGCCTCACTGCACGAGACGCTCTCGCGCGATCACTTCAAGAATCCCGACGAGGCCCTGGTCGAGATCTACCGGCGCCTGCGCCCCGGCGACCCGCCCACCGTGGAGTCGGCGCGGGCCCTGTTCCGCGGCATGTTCATGGACCCGCGACGCTACGACCTGGCGCGGGTCGGCCGCTTCATGATCAACAAGAAGCTGGGCATCGGGGCCAACCTGAACATCAAGACCCTGCGCAGCGAGGACGTGGTGTACGTGGTACGGCACCTGTTCCAGGTCAAGCTCGGGAGCAAGCCCACCGACGACATCGACCACCTCGGCAACCGCCGGGTGCGCTCGGTGGGTGAATTGCTGGAGAACCAGTTCCGGGTTGGCCTGACCCGGATGGAGCGCGCGGTCAAGGAGCGGATGTCGATCTCCGACATCACCAATCTGATGCCGCACGACCTCATCAACGCCAAGCCGGTGTCGGCGGTGGTGAAGGAGTTCTTCGGATCCTCTCAGCTGAGCCAGTTCATGGACCAGACCAATCCGCTCGCCGAGCTGACCCACAAGCGCCGCCTGTCCGCGCTGGGCCCGCGCGGGCTGTCGCGGGAGCGCGCCGGATTCGAGGTGCGCGACGTGCACCCGACCCACTACGGCCGTATCTGCCCGATCGAGACGCCGGAAGGCCCGAACATCGGCCTGATCAGCTCGCTCAGCACCTACGCGCGCATCAACGAGTTCGGCTTCATCGAGACGCCGTATCGGAAGGTCGAGCGGGGCAGCGTGCTCCCCGGCGACCCGGTGTACCTCACCGCGCTCGAGGAGGAGCGCTACGTCATCGCGCAGGCCAACGCCCATCTCGACGAGCGCGAGCACTTCACGCAGGACCGCGTCTCGGCCCGGAAGGGCGGCGAGTACAAGATGGTGTCGCCGGAGGAGCTGCACTTCATCGACATCTCCCCCAAGCAGCTGGTCTCGGTGGCGGCGGCGATGGTGCCGTTCCTCGAGAACGACGACGCCAACCGGGCCCTGATGGGCGCCAACATGCAGCGTCAGGCGGTGCCGCTCCTGCAGCCGGAGGCGCCCCTGGTCGGCACCGGCATG
This is a stretch of genomic DNA from Candidatus Methylomirabilota bacterium. It encodes these proteins:
- the rpoB gene encoding DNA-directed RNA polymerase subunit beta produces the protein MARNIECGRRVRKDFGKIPSIVEIPNLIEIQQQSYEQFLQKEIAPERREENGLQAVFKSVFPIQDYNGNATLEFHSYHFGDPKYTVEECHDRGMTFAIPLKVTLRLKVIDNDKETKTQTVREVREQEVYLGELPLMTEKGTFIINGTERVVVSQLQRSAGVFFDDDKGKTVASGKLLFSARVIPYRGSWVEFEFDANDILFVRVDRRRKMLATAFLRAFWFLEKGVILSDEEILGQFYEAEEVLSFEDRVAWVKLSPEAHNGAKVADDVKAPRGKEALIQAGKSLNPRTIEKLVEAGVIKIPVKAESLVGRRTGGRIVDSETGEVLVETNQELTATLLAQIMGRRVAPFKLLALVPGKTDASLHETLSRDHFKNPDEALVEIYRRLRPGDPPTVESARALFRGMFMDPRRYDLARVGRFMINKKLGIGANLNIKTLRSEDVVYVVRHLFQVKLGSKPTDDIDHLGNRRVRSVGELLENQFRVGLTRMERAVKERMSISDITNLMPHDLINAKPVSAVVKEFFGSSQLSQFMDQTNPLAELTHKRRLSALGPRGLSRERAGFEVRDVHPTHYGRICPIETPEGPNIGLISSLSTYARINEFGFIETPYRKVERGSVLPGDPVYLTALEEERYVIAQANAHLDEREHFTQDRVSARKGGEYKMVSPEELHFIDISPKQLVSVAAAMVPFLENDDANRALMGANMQRQAVPLLQPEAPLVGTGMEHIVARDSGAVVLARRPGVVEYVSANRIVVRAETRSKKADPVQDLPLDIYNLTKYRRSNQNTCINQRPIVGKGDRVKAGDVIADGPATDQGELALGRNVLVAFMPWGGYNFEDAILVSERLVKDDRYTSIHIEEFEVQARDTKLGKEEVTRDIPNVSEEALKDLDESGIVRIGAKVKASDILVGKITPKGETQLTPEEKLLRAIFGEKAGDVRDTSLTVPPGIEGTVVDVKVFSRRGVDKDDRAKSIEDEEIAALEKDYQDEIAMVEMERDQKLKNLLVGKTLVQDLADPTTKERLGKKGDRIDRPDMDNLSWHELKKIKIKEDDGLAITVKKIEDLADDQIAFFDRMLEDRVGRLRRGDDLPPGVIKMVKVYVAVKRKLSVGDKMAGRHGNKGVVSRIVPQEDMPYLPDGTPVEIVLNPLGVPSRMNVGQILETHLGWAARALGMWVASPVFDGATEEEIRTHLGDAGLPSSGKTRLFDGRTGKSFHQEVTVGYIYMLKLAHLVDDKMHARSIGPYSLVTQQPLGGKAQFGGQRFGEMEVWALEAYGAAHTLQEMLTVKSDDVEGRNRIYEAIVKGENFLEPGTPESFNVLVKELQSLALDVELIPKDGKKPS